A stretch of the Luteimonas sp. JM171 genome encodes the following:
- a CDS encoding YdcF family protein — MTRPRRRGTGRRLLGVALRLGVLALLWLGGVAAWISWTGARDEAAPADAIIVLGAAAYDARPSPVFEQRIVHGIHLHEQGLGQWLIFTGGFGGEGARFAESEVARRYAIDKGVPEERILIETVSRTTRGNLEQAALLMDERGLRRAIIVSDPLHMARALRLAREQGIDALGSATPTTRFRSMESRWRFMLREMYFFHRDLWDRFAALWQAG, encoded by the coding sequence ATGACCCGCCCGCGCCGCCGCGGCACCGGCCGGCGACTGCTGGGGGTGGCCCTGCGACTTGGCGTGCTGGCGCTGCTGTGGCTGGGCGGCGTGGCCGCCTGGATCAGCTGGACCGGCGCCCGCGACGAAGCGGCCCCGGCCGATGCCATCATCGTGCTGGGCGCCGCAGCCTATGACGCACGGCCCTCCCCCGTGTTCGAGCAGCGCATCGTCCACGGGATCCACCTGCATGAGCAGGGCCTGGGGCAGTGGCTGATTTTCACCGGCGGCTTCGGCGGCGAAGGCGCCCGCTTCGCCGAATCGGAAGTGGCGCGGCGCTATGCGATCGACAAGGGTGTTCCCGAGGAGCGCATCCTGATCGAAACCGTCTCGCGCACCACCCGCGGCAACCTGGAACAGGCGGCGCTGCTGATGGACGAACGGGGCCTGCGCCGCGCGATCATCGTGAGCGATCCCCTGCACATGGCGCGCGCCCTGCGGCTCGCGCGCGAGCAGGGGATCGACGCCCTGGGCTCGGCCACGCCGACCACCCGGTTTCGCAGCATGGAATCGCGCTGGCGGTTCATGCTGCGCGAGATGTACTTCTTCCACCGCGACCTGTGGGACCGCTTCGCGGCCCTGTGGCAGGCCGGTTAG
- the bioF gene encoding 8-amino-7-oxononanoate synthase produces the protein MSEREDLRARVAALRSRRRLQARERVRRTVLRRDGVRCEVAGADGAPRWLVNFCSNDYLGLAQQFGVASALADAAARSGAGGVASHLVCGHTAEHEALERELADWLQVPRALLLGSGYMANLAVVQSLLGDGDVCVQDRLNHASLIDAAHLAGCRLRRYPHADAEGALRQLRAAPGGAAMLATDGVFSMDGNVAPLRELAAAADAEGALMYVDDAHGVGVLGPEGRGSVAAARLEADRVPLQLVTMGKALGGYGAAVVGEAALVDHLAATARPYIYTTALPPALAAASLAAVKLARREHWRRGKLAALVLRLRRGLAARGFELMESDTAIQPLLCGEDARALAMSRALEASGWWVAAIRPPTVPEGRARLRITLTAAHSENDVDGLVEALERARDEVDGAPHRHGSLQ, from the coding sequence GTGTCTGAGCGCGAAGACCTGCGTGCCCGCGTGGCCGCGCTGCGTTCGCGCCGCCGGCTGCAGGCCCGCGAGCGGGTGCGCCGCACGGTGCTGCGCCGCGATGGGGTGCGCTGCGAGGTGGCGGGCGCGGACGGCGCGCCGCGCTGGCTGGTCAACTTCTGCAGCAATGATTACCTGGGGCTGGCGCAGCAGTTCGGGGTCGCCAGCGCGCTGGCCGACGCGGCTGCACGCTCCGGGGCGGGCGGCGTGGCCTCGCACCTGGTGTGCGGGCACACCGCCGAGCACGAAGCGCTGGAGCGCGAGCTGGCCGACTGGCTGCAGGTGCCGCGGGCGCTGCTGCTGGGCAGCGGCTACATGGCCAACCTCGCCGTCGTGCAGTCGCTGCTGGGCGATGGCGATGTGTGCGTGCAGGACCGGCTCAACCACGCCAGCCTCATCGACGCCGCGCACCTGGCCGGCTGCCGCCTGAGGCGCTATCCGCATGCCGACGCGGAAGGCGCGCTGCGCCAGCTGCGCGCGGCGCCGGGCGGGGCCGCGATGCTGGCCACCGACGGCGTCTTCAGCATGGACGGCAACGTGGCCCCGCTGCGCGAGCTGGCGGCCGCCGCGGACGCGGAAGGCGCGCTGATGTACGTGGACGACGCCCATGGCGTCGGCGTGCTGGGCCCGGAGGGCCGCGGCAGCGTGGCCGCGGCGCGGCTGGAGGCCGACCGCGTGCCGCTCCAGCTGGTCACCATGGGCAAGGCGCTGGGAGGCTATGGCGCCGCGGTGGTTGGCGAGGCGGCGCTGGTGGATCACCTTGCCGCCACCGCGCGGCCCTACATCTACACCACCGCACTGCCGCCGGCGCTGGCCGCGGCCTCGCTGGCCGCAGTGAAGCTTGCACGCCGCGAGCACTGGCGTCGCGGCAAGCTGGCGGCGCTCGTCCTGCGCCTCCGGCGAGGGCTGGCCGCGCGGGGCTTCGAATTGATGGAATCGGACACCGCCATCCAGCCGCTGCTCTGCGGCGAGGATGCGCGCGCGCTGGCGATGTCGCGTGCGCTGGAAGCATCGGGCTGGTGGGTCGCGGCCATCCGCCCCCCCACAGTGCCCGAAGGGCGTGCGCGCCTGCGCATCACGCTCACCGCCGCGCACTCGGAGAATGATGTGGATGGGCTGGTGGAAGCCCTTGAACGGGCGCGCGACGAAGTGGATGGCGCGCCGCACCGCCACGGGAGCCTGCAATGA
- the bioH gene encoding pimeloyl-ACP methyl ester esterase BioH, giving the protein MHIETTGSGPDLVLLHGWAMHGGVFAPLVERLAHDHTLHLVDLPGHGHSVQAALPLAIAPVVEELVARLPRALWLGWSLGGLFALQAALARTRSVRGVALLCSSPRFVREPAGEGAWRHGMSPEIFEDFAAGLRDDWRGTLERFIALEALGSDHAKEELRTLRDSLFARGEPAAGVLATGLRLLRDVDLRAALPALPVPSLWLAGRRDRVVDPRAMREAAAMAPRAHFEQVEHAGHAPFLTHADSVADALRRFESTLEP; this is encoded by the coding sequence CTGCATATCGAAACCACCGGCAGCGGGCCCGACCTGGTGCTGCTGCACGGCTGGGCCATGCACGGGGGCGTGTTCGCGCCCCTGGTCGAGCGCCTGGCGCACGATCACACCCTGCACCTGGTGGACCTGCCTGGCCACGGCCACAGCGTCCAGGCCGCCCTTCCGCTGGCGATTGCCCCGGTGGTGGAGGAGCTGGTGGCCCGGCTGCCGCGGGCGCTGTGGCTGGGCTGGTCGCTGGGCGGGCTGTTTGCGCTGCAGGCGGCGCTGGCACGCACCCGGTCGGTACGCGGCGTGGCCCTGCTGTGTTCCAGCCCCCGGTTCGTGCGGGAGCCCGCCGGCGAGGGCGCATGGCGCCACGGCATGTCGCCGGAGATCTTCGAGGACTTCGCGGCCGGCCTGCGCGATGACTGGCGCGGCACCCTGGAGCGCTTCATCGCCCTGGAGGCGCTCGGCTCGGACCACGCGAAGGAGGAGCTGCGCACCCTGCGCGACAGCCTGTTCGCCCGCGGCGAGCCGGCGGCGGGCGTGCTGGCCACGGGCCTGCGCCTGCTGCGCGACGTGGACCTGCGCGCGGCGCTGCCGGCGCTGCCGGTGCCCAGCCTGTGGCTGGCCGGCCGCCGGGACCGCGTGGTTGATCCGCGCGCGATGCGCGAGGCCGCGGCGATGGCGCCGCGCGCCCACTTCGAGCAGGTGGAGCACGCCGGCCACGCGCCGTTCCTGACCCACGCCGACAGCGTCGCCGACGCCCTGCGGCGCTTTGAATCCACCCTGGAACCCTAG
- the bioB gene encoding biotin synthase BioB, with protein sequence MPAVSQTPAPRTDWSREEIQSLFDLPFPELLHHAATVHRAHYDPAEVQVSTLLSVKTGGCPEDCAYCPQAQRYHTGVDATKLMATDEVLEKARQAKAAGASRFCMGAAWRSPKDRDIPKVAEMIREVKALGLETCATLGMLTGEQAGALKAAGLDYYNHNIDTDPEYYDSIVGTREFQDRLDTLGHVRDAGLKTCCGGIVGMGESRAQRAGLLHALATLPAHPDSVPINRLVQVAGTPLAEKNTVAELDPFEFVRTIAVARILMPRSMVRLSAGREQMSDELQALCFLAGANSIFYGEKLLTTGNPDTERDLALFQRLGLRAMQVEVDAHGHDHGGTVHADIVAPARTCAA encoded by the coding sequence ATGCCTGCCGTCAGCCAAACCCCCGCTCCCCGCACGGATTGGAGCCGCGAGGAAATCCAGTCCCTGTTCGACCTGCCGTTCCCGGAGCTGCTGCACCACGCGGCCACCGTGCACCGGGCGCACTACGACCCGGCCGAGGTACAGGTAAGCACGCTGCTGTCGGTCAAGACCGGCGGTTGCCCGGAGGATTGCGCCTACTGCCCGCAGGCCCAGCGCTACCACACCGGCGTGGATGCGACCAAGCTCATGGCCACCGACGAGGTGCTGGAAAAGGCGCGCCAGGCCAAGGCCGCCGGCGCCAGCCGCTTCTGCATGGGCGCCGCGTGGCGTTCCCCCAAGGACCGCGACATCCCGAAGGTGGCGGAGATGATCCGCGAGGTGAAGGCGCTGGGGCTGGAAACCTGCGCCACCCTGGGGATGCTCACCGGTGAGCAGGCCGGCGCGCTCAAGGCCGCTGGACTGGACTATTACAACCACAACATCGACACCGACCCCGAGTACTACGACTCGATCGTGGGCACCCGCGAGTTCCAGGACCGCCTGGACACGCTCGGCCACGTGCGCGATGCGGGCCTGAAGACCTGCTGCGGCGGCATCGTCGGCATGGGCGAGTCGCGCGCCCAGCGCGCCGGCCTGCTGCATGCGCTGGCCACGCTGCCGGCGCATCCGGACTCGGTGCCGATCAACCGCCTGGTGCAGGTGGCCGGCACGCCGCTGGCGGAAAAGAACACCGTGGCCGAACTCGATCCGTTCGAGTTCGTGCGCACCATCGCCGTGGCGCGCATCCTCATGCCGCGCTCGATGGTGCGCCTGTCGGCCGGGCGCGAGCAGATGAGCGACGAGCTGCAGGCGCTGTGCTTCCTGGCCGGCGCCAACTCGATCTTCTACGGCGAGAAGCTGCTGACCACCGGCAACCCGGACACCGAGCGCGACCTGGCCCTGTTCCAGCGCCTGGGCTTGCGCGCGATGCAGGTGGAAGTGGACGCCCACGGGCATGACCACGGCGGCACCGTGCACGCGGACATCGTGGCCCCGGCCAGGACCTGCGCGGCGTGA
- a CDS encoding DUF308 domain-containing protein has product MDSRLMKGIRRSWWVFLLYGLAAIVFGIALLVWPEYSLIALVMAFGLLALLDGLVSLLSAIRGDLALPRWLLVVYALVSIGFGLAAVVWPMEMATAMLWLIALWLVIAGIARIVFAIQVRKLINGEWLLALSGALALALGILFLVRPEIGLLAVMVWIAIGALLYGVLQVVVALRLRARTRTLA; this is encoded by the coding sequence ATGGATTCGCGCCTGATGAAGGGCATCCGCCGCAGCTGGTGGGTGTTTTTGCTGTACGGACTGGCCGCGATCGTGTTCGGCATCGCCCTGCTGGTGTGGCCCGAATATTCGCTGATCGCGCTGGTGATGGCGTTCGGCCTGCTGGCCTTGCTTGACGGGCTGGTGAGCCTGCTCAGCGCCATCCGCGGCGACCTCGCCCTGCCGCGCTGGCTGCTTGTGGTCTATGCCTTGGTCTCGATCGGGTTCGGCCTGGCCGCCGTGGTGTGGCCCATGGAGATGGCGACCGCGATGCTGTGGCTGATCGCGCTGTGGCTGGTGATCGCCGGCATCGCCCGCATCGTGTTCGCGATCCAGGTGCGCAAGCTGATCAACGGCGAGTGGCTGCTCGCCCTGAGCGGAGCACTGGCCCTGGCCCTGGGGATTCTGTTCCTGGTGCGTCCGGAGATCGGCCTGCTGGCGGTGATGGTGTGGATCGCCATCGGCGCCCTGCTGTACGGCGTGCTGCAGGTGGTCGTGGCACTGCGGCTGCGGGCCCGCACGCGGACCCTGGCCTGA
- a CDS encoding ComF family protein, giving the protein MSTAVNQTAAEKVDGLRRRIGFWLRNDAAALLWPGRCLVCQEEACEAIGLCPQCLAGVPWLGPACPSCAMPRTGTQAADTPCSACRADPPPLQRVHAACIYSAPVDCLLPRFKFHRDLAAGRLLAQLMAERCAPLERPGALVPVPLHRARLRQRGYDQALELARPLAKVLGSPLRPELLRRVRATAAQSELGKAERARNLRDAFLAAGADLPRHVVLVDDVMTTGATLHAAARALHLAGVERVDAWVCARAP; this is encoded by the coding sequence ATGTCAACAGCTGTCAACCAAACCGCCGCCGAAAAAGTTGACGGCTTGCGGCGGCGGATCGGCTTCTGGCTGCGCAATGATGCCGCCGCCCTGCTCTGGCCCGGGCGCTGCCTGGTCTGCCAGGAGGAGGCGTGCGAGGCGATCGGCCTGTGCCCCCAGTGCCTCGCCGGCGTGCCCTGGCTGGGCCCTGCCTGCCCCTCCTGCGCAATGCCGCGCACCGGCACGCAGGCGGCCGACACCCCCTGCAGCGCCTGCCGGGCCGATCCACCGCCGCTGCAGCGCGTGCACGCCGCCTGTATTTACTCCGCGCCCGTCGATTGCCTGTTGCCGCGCTTCAAGTTCCACCGTGACCTGGCCGCGGGGCGCCTGCTCGCGCAGCTGATGGCAGAGCGCTGCGCGCCGCTGGAACGGCCGGGTGCGCTGGTGCCGGTTCCCCTGCACCGCGCACGCCTGCGCCAGCGCGGCTACGACCAGGCGCTCGAACTGGCACGACCGCTGGCGAAGGTGCTCGGGTCCCCATTGCGGCCGGAGCTGTTGCGCCGGGTACGGGCCACGGCGGCGCAGTCCGAACTGGGCAAGGCCGAGCGCGCACGCAACCTGCGTGACGCGTTCCTTGCCGCAGGCGCCGACCTCCCGCGGCACGTTGTACTGGTGGATGACGTCATGACCACGGGCGCCACCCTGCACGCCGCGGCGCGCGCCCTGCACCTGGCCGGCGTGGAGCGGGTCGACGCCTGGGTGTGCGCGCGGGCGCCTTGA
- the bioC gene encoding malonyl-ACP O-methyltransferase BioC, giving the protein MFDRQHIRHAFGRAADTYAGAAGLQREVEDWLLESLMYLDDTVPGTVVDLGSGPGRATVEMRRRWPKARVVAIDMALPMLQRIDPRAGGGIARGLGLRPGIDRVCADAAALPLADGTVDVLFSNLCLQWVEDLQATFAGFRRVLRPGGLLLLSTFGHDTLHELRESFAQADDAPHVSPFVTIADLGDALMHAGFRDPVLDREVLVRGYDDVPALMRELRALGATNALAGRRRTLTGRARFARAAQAYDALRGGDGKLPASWEVITAMTWAPAPGAPIRMGGEEVISFPANRIPVRKR; this is encoded by the coding sequence ATGTTCGACCGACAGCACATCCGCCATGCCTTCGGCCGCGCCGCCGACACCTACGCCGGTGCCGCCGGCCTCCAGCGCGAAGTCGAGGACTGGCTGCTGGAATCGCTGATGTACCTGGACGACACCGTCCCCGGCACGGTGGTCGACCTGGGCAGCGGGCCGGGTCGTGCGACAGTGGAAATGCGCCGGCGCTGGCCGAAGGCGCGGGTGGTTGCGATCGACATGGCGCTGCCGATGCTGCAGCGGATCGATCCGCGCGCCGGCGGTGGCATCGCCCGCGGCCTGGGCCTGCGGCCGGGGATCGACCGGGTGTGCGCCGACGCGGCCGCGCTGCCGCTGGCCGACGGCACGGTGGACGTGCTGTTTTCCAACCTGTGCCTGCAGTGGGTGGAAGACCTGCAGGCGACGTTCGCCGGCTTCCGCCGGGTGCTGCGCCCCGGCGGGCTGCTGCTGCTGTCGACTTTCGGCCACGACACCCTGCATGAGCTGCGCGAGTCGTTCGCCCAGGCCGACGACGCGCCGCACGTGAGCCCTTTCGTCACCATCGCCGACCTGGGCGATGCGCTGATGCACGCGGGCTTCCGCGACCCGGTGCTGGACCGCGAGGTGCTGGTGCGCGGCTACGACGATGTCCCGGCGCTGATGCGCGAGCTGCGCGCGCTGGGCGCCACCAACGCCCTGGCCGGCCGTCGCCGCACGCTCACCGGGCGCGCCCGGTTCGCCCGCGCCGCGCAGGCCTATGACGCGCTGCGCGGGGGCGACGGCAAGCTGCCGGCCAGCTGGGAGGTGATCACCGCCATGACCTGGGCGCCCGCGCCAGGCGCCCCGATCCGCATGGGCGGGGAGGAGGTCATCAGCTTCCCCGCCAACCGGATTCCGGTTCGCAAGCGCTGA